The following are encoded in a window of Lacinutrix sp. WUR7 genomic DNA:
- the cysD gene encoding sulfate adenylyltransferase subunit CysD — translation MSKYYLNYLDELESEAIFILREVWAQFENPVIMFSGGKDSILVTHLAKKAFYPAKIPFPLMHVDTGHNFPETIDFRDSVIADLGVKLIVGSVQESIDDGRVAEEKGKNATRNALQITTLLDAIEANKIDCAIGGGRRDEEKARAKERFFSHRDDFGQWDPKNQRPELWNLFNGKHFEGEHFRAFPISNWTEMDVWNYIKRENIAIPSLYFAHEREVVWRQDTWIPNSEFLVLEDHEEVVTKRIRFRTLGDITITGGDESEADTLEKIATEVAGMRNTERGNRSDDKRSESAMEDRKRQGYF, via the coding sequence ATGAGTAAATACTACTTAAATTATTTAGATGAATTAGAAAGTGAAGCAATCTTTATTTTAAGAGAAGTTTGGGCACAATTTGAGAATCCAGTAATCATGTTTTCTGGAGGAAAAGATTCTATTTTAGTAACACATTTAGCTAAGAAAGCTTTTTATCCAGCTAAAATACCATTTCCATTAATGCACGTAGACACGGGGCATAACTTCCCTGAAACTATTGATTTTAGAGATTCTGTTATCGCAGATTTAGGTGTAAAACTAATTGTTGGTTCTGTACAAGAATCTATTGATGACGGTCGTGTAGCTGAAGAAAAAGGTAAAAATGCAACGCGTAATGCACTTCAAATAACAACACTTTTAGATGCTATAGAGGCAAATAAAATTGATTGTGCAATTGGTGGCGGAAGACGTGATGAAGAAAAAGCAAGAGCAAAAGAACGTTTCTTTTCACATAGAGATGATTTTGGACAATGGGACCCTAAAAACCAAAGACCAGAATTATGGAACTTATTTAATGGGAAACATTTTGAAGGCGAACATTTTAGAGCTTTCCCTATTAGTAATTGGACAGAAATGGATGTTTGGAACTACATAAAAAGAGAAAATATTGCTATTCCATCTTTATATTTTGCACATGAACGTGAAGTCGTTTGGAGACAAGATACATGGATTCCAAATTCTGAGTTTTTAGTATTAGAAGATCACGAAGAAGTAGTAACTAAAAGAATACGTTTTAGAACTTTAGGGGATATCACAATTACCGGAGGAGATGAATCGGAAGCAGATACATTAGAGAAAATTGCTACAGAAGTTGCAGGAATGCGTAATACAGAAAGAGGAAACAGAAGTGACGATAAACGTTCTGAATCTGCAATGGAAGACAGAAAACGCCAAGGATACTTTTAA
- a CDS encoding sulfate adenylyltransferase subunit 1 encodes MLDNNQLLRFTTAGSVDDGKSTLIGRLLYDSKSIFEDQLEAITNTSKKKGHKGVDLALFTDGLKDEREQGITIDVAYRYFTTPKRKFIIADTPGHIQYTRNMVTGASTANVATILIDARHGVIEQTKRHAFIASLLQIPHIIVCVNKMDLVDYSEKVYNDIVTQFEDISSKMLVTDVRFIPMSALDGDNVVNKSENMPWYQGAPMLHTLETMHISSDINKVDARFPVQTVLRPQSEGFIDYRGYAGRVASGVFRKGDEITVMPSGFTSKIKTIDTLDKELDEAYAPMSVSITLEDDIDISRGDMIVRSNNKPEALQDIEVMLCWLNNSAAKPRTKYTIKHTSNDQKAMIKEVIYKYNINTLDRINDDKEVNMNDICKVKIRTTKPLMVDTYRENRTTGSIILVDDATNETVAAGMIV; translated from the coding sequence ATGTTAGATAACAATCAATTATTACGTTTTACAACAGCAGGAAGTGTAGATGACGGAAAGAGTACTTTGATCGGTCGTTTATTATATGATTCTAAATCTATATTCGAAGATCAGCTGGAAGCAATCACAAATACAAGTAAAAAGAAAGGTCATAAAGGTGTAGATTTAGCTTTATTCACAGATGGTTTAAAAGACGAACGTGAACAAGGTATAACCATAGATGTTGCCTACAGATATTTTACAACACCTAAACGTAAGTTTATTATTGCAGATACTCCTGGACATATACAATATACGCGTAACATGGTTACGGGAGCTTCAACAGCAAACGTAGCAACTATTTTAATAGATGCAAGACACGGAGTTATTGAGCAAACAAAAAGACACGCATTTATAGCTTCTTTATTACAAATACCTCACATTATTGTTTGTGTAAACAAAATGGATTTGGTGGACTATTCTGAAAAAGTTTATAATGATATTGTTACGCAATTCGAAGATATTTCTTCAAAAATGTTAGTAACAGATGTGCGTTTTATTCCTATGAGCGCCTTAGATGGTGATAATGTAGTAAACAAATCAGAGAACATGCCTTGGTACCAAGGAGCTCCAATGTTACATACTTTAGAGACTATGCATATTAGTAGTGATATTAATAAAGTAGACGCTCGTTTTCCAGTGCAAACAGTACTAAGACCACAAAGTGAAGGTTTTATTGATTATAGAGGGTATGCAGGACGTGTAGCAAGTGGTGTTTTTAGAAAAGGAGATGAAATAACAGTGATGCCTTCCGGGTTTACTTCTAAAATTAAAACCATTGATACTTTAGATAAAGAGTTGGATGAAGCTTACGCACCAATGTCTGTATCTATAACACTAGAAGATGATATTGATATTAGCCGTGGTGATATGATTGTACGTTCTAACAACAAACCAGAAGCTTTACAAGATATTGAAGTGATGTTATGTTGGTTAAATAACTCTGCTGCAAAACCAAGAACTAAATACACGATAAAACATACTTCAAACGATCAAAAAGCAATGATTAAAGAGGTGATTTACAAATACAATATCAATACCCTAGATCGTATTAATGACGATAAAGAAGTGAATATGAATGATATTTGTAAAGTTAAAATACGTACTACAAAACCGCTAATGGTGGATACGTATAGAGAAAACAGAACTACCGGAAGTATTATCCTTGTAGATGATGCTACCAACGAAACTGTTGCAGCAGGAATGATTGTTTAA
- a CDS encoding DUF6056 family protein, producing the protein MKLYIIKFFKENVNLIFYVLLFLLFVFYLFVGAKYTFASHADMFNNGLGRTWLKSLEINFIHLNGRWGQGISNDYRFYEFKQITIVFINVLLAFATYFFLKIFFNNKNAIILSIVITITIAQLVYKFYYHALYLPTANSYTVGFSLSLICYYLLFKMLSKEIENKNIYFLLALFIIIITSGLVELVSLPMFFILGALLLYLLIFEKKLNLRVLILFLTSLIGFLIVLLSPGSINRRNEVSEREGFSILNLDYNKFFDKTLNFISGDINIYSITALVLVVIIFISTSKKKYELTIHKKIYIVLVTLVYIITPMIIGFLASNGTEGMAKAYNMLTRHFVIGSVVIVLVLVSNIKLKIKNLFIITTLVYSIALIIYAYSFYSKSNIGDFISSINNNNLQELYTQEKARRYYLIAKKEENKTVNLPVYSPKYKTLPTYRAYNNVRMCPSFKKAFNNNNPVISHTTLLSPNSNYGVYLVENDMVKPSLKNENLIIYFIKEFNVLIIKNLDDNFQFDFRIEAYYNTLLKEQNKKTIYGSYLEKQLDDYDFYKDKNLIGIDLPHQTSRINLFINDSNRKPLVIDVESDMTLPKIEKFRKENVFSIMN; encoded by the coding sequence ATGAAATTATATATAATTAAATTTTTTAAAGAAAATGTGAATCTAATATTTTACGTATTATTATTTTTGCTTTTTGTTTTTTACTTGTTTGTTGGAGCGAAATATACATTTGCAAGTCATGCAGATATGTTTAATAATGGCCTTGGGAGAACTTGGTTAAAATCATTGGAAATTAATTTTATTCATCTTAATGGTAGATGGGGACAAGGAATATCAAATGATTATAGGTTTTACGAATTCAAACAAATAACCATTGTTTTTATTAATGTTTTACTTGCGTTTGCAACATATTTTTTTCTGAAAATTTTCTTCAATAATAAAAATGCAATTATTTTATCAATTGTAATTACTATTACTATAGCTCAACTAGTATATAAATTTTATTATCACGCATTATATTTACCAACAGCTAATTCTTATACGGTCGGTTTCTCATTATCATTAATTTGTTATTATTTATTATTTAAAATGTTAAGCAAGGAAATAGAAAATAAAAATATTTATTTTTTACTGGCTCTTTTTATAATTATAATAACAAGTGGTTTAGTAGAACTTGTTTCTTTACCTATGTTTTTTATTCTAGGAGCTTTATTACTTTATTTATTAATTTTTGAAAAAAAATTAAACCTCAGGGTTTTAATATTGTTTTTAACAAGTCTTATAGGGTTTTTAATAGTACTCTTATCTCCAGGAAGCATTAATAGAAGAAATGAAGTTTCCGAAAGAGAAGGATTCAGTATTTTAAATTTAGATTATAATAAATTTTTTGATAAAACATTGAATTTTATTTCTGGTGATATAAATATATATAGTATTACTGCTTTGGTATTAGTTGTTATTATATTTATTAGTACTTCAAAAAAGAAGTATGAATTAACTATCCACAAAAAGATATACATTGTACTTGTAACTTTAGTTTATATTATTACACCTATGATTATTGGTTTTCTAGCCTCTAATGGTACAGAAGGTATGGCTAAAGCGTATAATATGCTAACAAGACATTTTGTTATAGGAAGCGTAGTTATAGTTCTTGTTTTAGTAAGTAATATAAAATTGAAAATAAAGAACTTATTTATAATAACGACTCTTGTTTATTCAATTGCTTTAATAATATATGCATATTCCTTTTATAGCAAAAGTAATATAGGTGACTTTATCTCTTCAATAAATAACAATAACCTGCAAGAACTCTATACTCAAGAAAAAGCAAGAAGATATTATTTAATTGCTAAAAAAGAAGAAAATAAAACAGTTAATTTACCTGTTTATTCTCCAAAATATAAAACACTTCCAACTTATCGAGCTTATAATAATGTAAGAATGTGTCCTTCATTTAAAAAAGCATTTAATAATAATAATCCTGTAATTTCACACACAACATTATTATCTCCAAACAGTAATTACGGAGTATATTTGGTTGAAAATGATATGGTTAAACCTTCTCTAAAAAATGAAAACCTAATCATCTATTTTATTAAGGAATTTAACGTTCTTATTATAAAGAACCTAGATGATAATTTTCAATTTGATTTCAGAATAGAAGCCTATTATAATACCCTACTTAAAGAACAGAATAAAAAAACAATTTATGGATCTTATCTAGAGAAACAATTGGATGATTATGATTTTTATAAGGACAAAAATCTTATAGGAATAGATTTACCTCATCAAACCTCAAGAATAAACTTATTTATTAACGATAGTAATAGAAAGCCTTTAGTTATTGATGTTGAAAGTGATATGACTTTGCCAAAAATTGAAAAATTTAGAAAAGAAAATGTGTTTTCTATTATGAATTAA
- a CDS encoding flippase has translation MFKKIHNIVFKANKNEIIKKSFIVMFLKAIGILLGYTFTLLLTKRFGATGYGIYNITYSSIIVFGHFASFGLSTSILRFMGQYAKKEKEYERKRLYFHALKLILTASFVLSFLLYFFAEEIALNIFKDASYKEILKSVSFIAPFFTINLINVEYLRGLQKIKLSEIFRTILIPLICVLILLVFPKTTDIKIPIYALGFTIISIAFISITIILTKTSHIKKTVQKELKFSKLVKTSIPMMVITISSYFTGNLSIYIIQIVLSTFYVGIFSLCLKLSFFISFILIGVNTVLAPKLSELFWANKKQELSNIILTNSKFIFWLSFPVFLVIVLFSNQLLAFFGEEFTEGKYVLIVLALGQFINATCGSVGVLLNMTGNQKSLMHVTIIIGLTAIVLNIVLIQIYGLIGAAIATTVCLSLQNIILVIIAKKKLNINTLYLPFIS, from the coding sequence ATGTTTAAGAAAATTCATAACATAGTTTTTAAAGCTAACAAAAATGAGATAATTAAAAAGAGCTTTATTGTTATGTTTCTTAAAGCAATAGGCATTCTTCTAGGTTACACATTTACATTACTTTTAACAAAAAGATTTGGGGCTACTGGTTATGGTATTTATAATATAACCTATAGCTCAATAATCGTTTTTGGTCATTTTGCTTCTTTTGGATTAAGTACATCTATCCTTAGGTTCATGGGACAATATGCCAAAAAAGAAAAGGAATATGAAAGAAAGCGCCTGTATTTTCATGCCTTAAAATTAATTTTAACAGCCAGTTTTGTGCTTTCTTTTTTACTCTACTTTTTTGCTGAAGAGATCGCACTAAATATATTTAAAGATGCTTCATATAAGGAAATCCTTAAATCGGTATCCTTTATTGCTCCCTTTTTCACTATTAATTTAATTAATGTTGAATATTTAAGAGGTTTACAAAAAATTAAATTGTCTGAAATATTTAGAACAATATTGATTCCATTAATATGTGTTTTAATATTGTTAGTTTTTCCAAAAACAACAGATATAAAAATTCCTATTTACGCCCTTGGTTTTACTATTATTTCAATAGCATTTATTTCTATTACAATAATTTTAACCAAAACGAGTCATATAAAAAAAACGGTACAAAAAGAATTGAAATTTTCTAAATTGGTAAAAACCTCAATACCTATGATGGTTATTACTATTAGTTCTTATTTTACCGGAAATTTAAGTATATACATTATTCAAATTGTACTCTCCACTTTTTATGTGGGTATTTTTTCGTTATGTCTTAAGCTTTCTTTTTTTATAAGTTTTATTCTAATAGGAGTTAATACGGTATTAGCACCAAAATTATCAGAGCTTTTTTGGGCTAATAAGAAACAAGAGTTATCCAATATTATTTTGACAAACTCCAAATTTATTTTTTGGTTATCTTTCCCTGTATTTCTTGTGATTGTACTTTTTTCTAACCAGCTTTTAGCTTTCTTTGGCGAGGAGTTTACAGAAGGAAAATATGTTTTGATAGTATTAGCTTTAGGACAATTTATTAATGCCACCTGTGGCTCTGTAGGTGTTTTGTTAAATATGACAGGAAACCAAAAATCATTAATGCATGTAACAATAATAATAGGTTTAACAGCTATTGTTTTAAATATCGTTTTAATACAAATTTATGGGCTTATAGGTGCTGCGATTGCAACAACAGTTTGTCTTAGCTTACAAAACATTATATTAGTTATTATTGCAAAGAAAAAATTAAATATTAACACATTATATTTACCATTTATTAGCTAA
- a CDS encoding sulfotransferase: MKNQPIIIVGMHRSGTSMLTRFISDLGVFMGNDKSENDESKFFQNLNRYILFQAGASWDVPQTVDLIDARFRNISSKIILERMDSINNVSYLGWKNFVKNRKISTRSTIWGWKDPRNTLLLPIYKELFPEAKIVHIYRNPIDVAVSLQTREFLKKEKNTLSSKEKIKVKLLIKERILNHSFVVEDLLRGVELWEFYTKKALDSDKIFNDTIHIKYEDFLHNPKPILNELSSFLEIDPKESLIESVVKKVDANRGFAFKKNDEHIRFYEEVKNRPLLKSLGYNNIL, translated from the coding sequence ATGAAGAATCAACCAATTATTATAGTCGGCATGCATAGGTCCGGAACCTCTATGCTCACTAGATTTATTAGTGATTTAGGTGTTTTTATGGGAAACGATAAAAGCGAAAATGATGAATCTAAGTTTTTTCAAAATTTAAATAGATATATCTTATTTCAAGCTGGCGCATCTTGGGATGTACCTCAAACCGTAGATTTAATAGATGCAAGATTTAGAAATATTTCATCCAAAATTATTTTAGAAAGGATGGATTCTATTAATAATGTAAGTTATTTAGGTTGGAAAAATTTCGTAAAAAACAGAAAGATTTCAACAAGAAGTACCATTTGGGGCTGGAAAGACCCTAGAAATACGTTACTTCTTCCAATCTATAAAGAACTATTTCCAGAAGCTAAAATTGTTCATATTTATAGAAACCCAATAGATGTAGCCGTAAGTTTACAAACTAGAGAGTTTCTTAAAAAAGAAAAAAACACATTGTCTTCAAAAGAAAAAATCAAAGTAAAATTACTTATAAAAGAAAGAATTTTAAATCATTCTTTTGTTGTTGAAGATTTACTTCGAGGTGTTGAACTTTGGGAGTTTTATACTAAAAAAGCATTAGATTCAGATAAAATCTTTAATGACACAATACATATTAAGTACGAAGATTTCTTACATAATCCAAAACCCATTTTAAATGAGCTTTCTAGTTTTTTAGAAATTGATCCAAAAGAGAGTTTGATAGAGAGTGTTGTAAAAAAAGTAGATGCAAATAGAGGATTTGCCTTTAAAAAGAATGATGAACATATACGTTTTTACGAAGAAGTTAAAAACAGACCTTTATTAAAATCTTTGGGATATAATAATATACTTTAA
- a CDS encoding glycosyltransferase, with protein sequence MDVGVVIVTYSDRAKYFGQVIRKLNTFSAVKTIVLVDNGIVGESTTELLILQKECKKLKVYSEGYNSGSAKGFKDGIVEVLKEKVDFIWLLDDDNLPKDNALEVLLKSWDSFKDNTTKPLSLLSYRPQRKIYKDAISQHNPYLMLGTENSFLGFNILDKLKKPKAEKPEEVDSGVVAVAPYGGMFFHKDTISQIGLPNEHFFLYADDHEFSYRITKNDGKIILVLDSELEDLETSFHLKKPKKILHTRYFSTDSKNAIYYSVRNNVFFEKNFVNSKLVYSINTLSYIFILFLAMIFNPTHFWKFPIILRAILSSRKHFKTNDKIK encoded by the coding sequence ATGGATGTTGGTGTTGTAATTGTTACATATAGTGATAGAGCTAAATACTTTGGACAAGTAATACGGAAGCTAAATACTTTTAGTGCAGTAAAAACAATTGTTCTTGTAGATAATGGCATAGTAGGAGAGAGCACCACAGAACTTTTAATCCTACAAAAGGAATGTAAGAAATTAAAGGTTTATTCTGAAGGTTATAACTCCGGTTCAGCAAAAGGGTTTAAAGATGGAATCGTTGAGGTTTTAAAAGAAAAGGTAGATTTTATTTGGCTTTTAGATGATGATAACCTACCTAAAGATAATGCTTTAGAAGTGTTATTAAAGTCTTGGGATAGTTTTAAAGACAATACTACTAAACCACTTTCATTATTATCCTACAGACCACAAAGAAAGATATACAAGGATGCTATTTCACAGCATAACCCATATTTAATGTTAGGTACTGAAAATTCTTTTTTAGGATTTAATATTTTAGATAAACTAAAGAAGCCTAAAGCTGAAAAACCAGAAGAAGTAGATTCTGGTGTGGTAGCTGTTGCTCCTTATGGCGGTATGTTTTTTCATAAAGATACTATTAGTCAAATAGGACTTCCTAATGAACACTTTTTTCTATATGCAGATGACCATGAGTTCTCTTATAGAATAACAAAAAATGATGGTAAAATAATTTTAGTTTTAGATAGCGAATTAGAAGATTTAGAAACCTCCTTTCATTTAAAAAAACCTAAAAAAATTCTGCATACAAGATATTTTTCAACCGATTCAAAAAACGCAATTTATTACTCTGTGCGTAACAATGTGTTTTTTGAGAAAAACTTTGTGAATAGTAAGTTGGTGTATTCTATAAATACCTTAAGTTATATTTTTATCTTATTTTTGGCAATGATTTTTAATCCAACTCACTTCTGGAAGTTTCCTATAATTTTAAGAGCGATACTATCTTCTAGAAAACATTTTAAAACAAATGATAAAATTAAATAA